Proteins from one Impatiens glandulifera chromosome 2, dImpGla2.1, whole genome shotgun sequence genomic window:
- the LOC124925316 gene encoding cryptochrome-1-like — protein sequence MSSGCSTSVVWFRRDLRVEDNPALAAGVRAGSVIAVFIWAPEEEGPYNPGRVSRWWLKHSLSLLDSSLRNLGTSLITKRSTDSLSSLIDIIKSTGATQLLFNHLYDPLSLVKDHRVKEVLTGQGIVVRSYNADLLYEPWEVNDKDGCSFNTFSAFWERCLTMPFDPEAPLLPPKRIISGDSSRCLSDTLAFEDELEKGSNALLARAWSPGWSNADKALTTFINGRLIDYSVNRRKADSATTSFLSPHLHFGEVSVRKLFHLVRMKQALWANEGNKAGEESVNLFLKSIGLREYSRYMSFNHPYSHERPLLGHLKYFPWIVDEGYFKAWRQGRTGYPLVDAGMRELWATGWLHDRIRVVVSSFFVKVLQLPWRWGMKYFWDTLLDADLESDALGWQYISGSLPDARELDRIDNPQFEGYEFDPNGEYVRRWLPELARLPTEWIHHPWNAPGSVLQAGGIELGSNYPLPIVWIDDAKARLREAVSEMWRLEASSRDGAENGAEEGIGDSELTPIIAFPSQETLMDTDLQPAPARNNINNTNNPTTLRRYEDQMVPSMTSSFIRVVEEEETSMDVRDIVERRAEVPTNMNMVREHRTTEMRFNFGRGLQYPEDSAVESSSSVGRRERDGGVVPIWSPGTPSYSDQFVGPIN from the exons ATGTCAAGCGGATGTAGCACTAGCGTAGTCTGGTTCAGACGCGATCTTAGGGTAGAAGATAATCCAGCATTAGCTGCCGGCGTTAGAGCAGGATCTGTAATTGCAGTTTTCATTTGGGCACCTGAAGAAGAAGGTCCTTATAATCCTGGAAGAGTTTCAAGATGGTGGCTAAAACACAGTTTATCTCTTCTTGATTCATCTTTAAGAAATCTCGGCACTTCTCTCATTACCAAAAGATCTACCGACTCTCTTTCGTCTCTAATCGATATCATCAAATCCACCGGCGCTACTCAGCTACTCTTTAATCACTTATACG atcCTTTATCGCTTGTTAAGGATCATAGAGTTAAAGAAGTATTAACTGGTCAAGGGATTGTTGTTCGATCTTACAACGCGGATTTATTGTATGAACCATGGGAAGTTAATGATAAAGATGGTTGTTCTTTCAATACTTTCTCTGCTTTTTGGGAAAGATGTCTTACTATGCCTTTTGATCCTGAGGCTCCACTCCTCCCACCTAAGAGGATCATCTCAG GTGATAGCTCAAGGTGTTTATCAGATACTCTAGCTTTTGAGGATGAACTAGAAAAGGGTAGTAATGCTCTTCTAGCTCGGGCATGGTCACCCGGTTGGAGCAATGCCGATAAAGCTTTAACCACGTTCATCAATGGGAGATTAATAGATTACTCTGTAAACAGAAGGAAAGCTGATAGTGCAACCACTTCTTTCCTTTCGCCTCATTTGCATTTCGGCGAAGTTAGTGTTCGTAAACTCTTCCACCTCGTCCGAATGAAGCAAGCCTTATGGGCAAACGAAGGAAACAAAGCCGGGGAAGAAAGTGTTAATCTTTTTCTCAAATCTATTGGTTTAAGAGAGTATTCGAGATATATGAGTTTTAACCATCCTTATAGCCATGAAAGACCTCTTCTTGGCCACCTTAAGTATTTTCCATGGATTGTAGATGAAGGCTACTTTAAGGCGTGGAGACAAGGTAGAACAGGGTATCCTTTAGTCGATGCGGGAATGCGAGAATTGTGGGCAACCGGATGGCTTCACGATCGGATTCGGGTCGTGGTCTCGAGTTTctttgtgaaagttcttcaACTCCCTTGGAGATGGGGAATGAAGTATTTTTGGGATACTTTATTGGATGCGGACCTCGAGAGTGATGCTCTTGGTTGGCAATATATATCCGGTTCACTTCCCGATGCTCGAGAATTGGACCGGATAGATAATCCTCAGTTTGAGGGTTACGAGTTCGATCCGAACGGTGAATACGTTCGGCGATGGCTTCCCGAACTTGCGAGATTGCCTACGGAGTGGATACACCATCCTTGGAATGCCCCGGGATCGGTGCTTCAAGCCGGGGGTATCGAGCTTGGTTCGAATTACCCGCTCCCTATTGTCTGGATCGACGACGCGAAAGCCAGGCTTCGGGAGGCGGTTTCGGAAATGTGGCGGTTGGAAGCATCGTCTAGAGATGGGGCTGAGAACGGGGCGGAAGAAGGGATCGGAGATTCGGAGTTGACACCGATTATCGCGTTTCCATCTCAAGAAACACTAATGGATACGGATCTTCAACCCGCCCCCGCCCGGAACAACATCAACAACACCAACAACCCGACTACTTTGAGACGTTATGAAGACCAAATGGTTCCGAGCATGACTTCTTCATTTATAAGGGTCGTCGAAGAGGAGGAAACGTCGATGGACGTGCGCGACATAGTGGAGAGAAGGGCGGAAGTGCCGACGAACATGAACATGGTTCGAGAACATAGAACAACGGAAATGCGGTTCAACTTTGGTAGAGGTTTGCAATACCCGGAAGATTCGGCTGTGGAATCTTCGAGTAGTGTCGGGCGTCGAGAGAGGGACGGAGGTGTAGTTCCCATTTGGTCCCCGGGAACTCCAAGTTACTCGGACCAATTTGTCGGACCCATCAATTGA